A part of Antechinus flavipes isolate AdamAnt ecotype Samford, QLD, Australia chromosome 6, AdamAnt_v2, whole genome shotgun sequence genomic DNA contains:
- the HELT gene encoding hairy and enhancer of split-related protein HELT isoform X2, which yields MSDKLKERKRTPVSHKVIEKRRRDRINRCLNELGKTVPMALAKQSSGKLEKAEILEMTVQYLRALHSADFPRGREKELLAEFANYFHYGYHECMKNLVHYLTTVERMETKDTKYARILAFLQSKARLVTEPVFPSLGSLPESDFSYQLHPAGPEYPGHSPAEAAVFHQGPGHGPFSWPHGPARSPTLSYLPNTPVALSNPTQQHSPFLAPVQGLDRHYLNLIGHSHPNTLNLHTPQHAPVL from the exons agAACTCCAGTTTCCCATAAAGTTATCGAAAAGCGGAGGAGGGACCGGATCAACCGCTGCTTAAATGAGTTGGGCAAGACGGTGCCCATGGCCCTGGCGAAGCAG AGTTCGGGGAAGTTGGAGAAAGCAGAGATTTTGGAGATGACGGTACAATACTTGAGAGCCTTGCACTCGGCAGACTTCCCCcgaggaagagagaaag AACTGTTAGCGGAATTCGCCAACTACTTCCATTACGGTTACCACGAATGCATGAAGAATTTGGTGCATTATCTGACCACAGTGGAGAGGATGGAGACTAAGGACACAAAGTACGCGAGGATCCTGGCTTTCCTGCAGTCCAAAGCGCGGCTGGTCACCGAGCCCGTGTTCCCTTCGCTAGGTTCCCTCCCCGAGTCAGACTTCTCCTACCAGCTTCATCCAGCTGGCCCCGAGTACCCTGGCCACAGCCCGGCTGAAGCCGCGGTCTTCCACCAGGGGCCAGGCCACGGCCCCTTCTCCTGGCCCCACGGTCCTGCTCGCAGCCCTACCTTATCTTACTTGCCCAACACCCCGGTGGCGCTCTCCAACCCGACTCAACAGCACAGCCCCTTCCTAGCTCCGGTGCAGGGGTTGGATCGTCACTATCTCAATTTGATCGGCCACTCCCATCCTAATACCTTAAACCTTCATACGCCTCAGCACGCCCCCGTGCTATAA
- the HELT gene encoding hairy and enhancer of split-related protein HELT isoform X1: MSDKLKERKRTPVSHKVIEKRRRDRINRCLNELGKTVPMALAKQSSGKLEKAEILEMTVQYLRALHSADFPRGREKAELLAEFANYFHYGYHECMKNLVHYLTTVERMETKDTKYARILAFLQSKARLVTEPVFPSLGSLPESDFSYQLHPAGPEYPGHSPAEAAVFHQGPGHGPFSWPHGPARSPTLSYLPNTPVALSNPTQQHSPFLAPVQGLDRHYLNLIGHSHPNTLNLHTPQHAPVL; encoded by the exons agAACTCCAGTTTCCCATAAAGTTATCGAAAAGCGGAGGAGGGACCGGATCAACCGCTGCTTAAATGAGTTGGGCAAGACGGTGCCCATGGCCCTGGCGAAGCAG AGTTCGGGGAAGTTGGAGAAAGCAGAGATTTTGGAGATGACGGTACAATACTTGAGAGCCTTGCACTCGGCAGACTTCCCCcgaggaagagagaaag CAGAACTGTTAGCGGAATTCGCCAACTACTTCCATTACGGTTACCACGAATGCATGAAGAATTTGGTGCATTATCTGACCACAGTGGAGAGGATGGAGACTAAGGACACAAAGTACGCGAGGATCCTGGCTTTCCTGCAGTCCAAAGCGCGGCTGGTCACCGAGCCCGTGTTCCCTTCGCTAGGTTCCCTCCCCGAGTCAGACTTCTCCTACCAGCTTCATCCAGCTGGCCCCGAGTACCCTGGCCACAGCCCGGCTGAAGCCGCGGTCTTCCACCAGGGGCCAGGCCACGGCCCCTTCTCCTGGCCCCACGGTCCTGCTCGCAGCCCTACCTTATCTTACTTGCCCAACACCCCGGTGGCGCTCTCCAACCCGACTCAACAGCACAGCCCCTTCCTAGCTCCGGTGCAGGGGTTGGATCGTCACTATCTCAATTTGATCGGCCACTCCCATCCTAATACCTTAAACCTTCATACGCCTCAGCACGCCCCCGTGCTATAA